The genomic interval AAAACATTTCAGATCTAATATTGCAGTTTTTAAGGGTgggcttcaacgaccccagaGTCTTGTCTCTACTAGCTTGCTGTCCCCCTGGCCTTGATATATCACTCCTTGGTGTCCTGGATACACCCCTGTAACGCACACGTTGCAGTACTCAAATAAATTAAGATACGTTATATAGGGTTACCTGTTCTGCGTAGTCGGAAATACTTTCATTGGTTGACTGAAACTGGACCTGGtatgataatgtatgtatttttttagatcctccagcaagcaggaactcgcgaagaagccatcattggcttatcaaagcagcaagctgaccgaagtaagtctcttatattcatatttttaacgtccatgattatgaattgtcaattgtcaacagctctgttactggacgacatacattaatctccATGGAGTGACTCGAAgttcgggaccttatgattgaaaagcaccggcgttaaccactgagcttatAACACTTCCCAAGACTTCCATCCAAGACGACGAAAAATAACCTGTATCTCAGCTATTCTAAAACTTCCAGCCTTCCAGTAATTTGCAAAGGTAATAATAACTTTCGTTTTCGATAGAATGACggtataaatatgatatacatataGAGAGTGTGGTAACTGGTAATACTTAGAACCTTGCAATTAGCTGaaaactattgtttttatttttagcaTATTGGCTTAAATATCATTTCTGTCCGGACATGCCCTAGAACATGTAGCTCCATGCTCAGAAAGCTGAACTAAACACTGTATCCAGTTTCTGTATGATACCGAAAGATGGCGACTGTATTTCAGTGGGCCCAGGGCCGTATATCTAAATATACGACTCTTGAAAGGGCCAAACCAACTCCTGGGTAAAACTGGATCTAATAGAGGTCGCTATGCAACCTTTCCAGTCCTACTATAGGATCTGTATTTCCAGTAAGAGCcatatctctatatacggctcttaTCTGTTTCCTTCTCAATGTGTTTTGAATCTTTTACCTTGAAACGATTACGCAATATTTGATACAGAGCCTACCGCCGCGGTACCGTGAGTTACATATCAAAGCGATCAGGTTGGTCTTTTTCATGAATTCGATGAACGTAGCGAATCGCTGATATTTTTACTACGAAACGGGCCGTCCATTTAAATCTGCTTCCTTTGTAATTATGTACAACGTCTCTCGAGGACCTAGCAAGTTCACTGTGCAGAGCAGACGAGGTAAAATAGTTTCTTGTGTGGTTGGTTTCACATTCTATAACAATATGAGTGAAAGTGACTTAGCCTAACGTTGAATTAGAACTTAAGCCTACGCCTAACAAGTTAGTACTACAGTAGGCTACACTACATAATATGATTAGACGGCCCATATGAGACTTGATCCCTTCCATACTATGACCTAGCATGCATACGATAACCCGTTTCGAAGGAAAATGTAGGCAATAAATTATCCAGTATGGCATCGCAAAATGCTGTACAAAATGGCAAATCGTTATCCAACTTAGTGATGGGCCTACACTAGAGATGTATGGCAGAAACTACAGTATATCATATGAGACATGAGTGTTCAAAATATGAGAGCTCAatatttgaacacaaaattattccctgaagtGATCTTCTAACCATGGTATGGTGCTAAGTGTAATCTTAGTAGTGTTCGCAAAATATATCAAGCAAAGGCATCCCATGAACAACTAGTACAAGTTGACTGTAGAAGATTATGTGTGAGcaacacatatacatgtataaaggTAGCATCCCAAGTGGGACACATTTTATGGCAGTCAGTGCTGAATCAGCATTCTTAATGTGTAGGCCTAGTTCAGCTTTGGTTGCAAAGCATCTGATGGGTGATtaaagtatgtatatatgttttttagATCCTCTTGCACGCAGGAACTCGCGAcaaagccatcattggcttatcaaagccgcaagctgaccgaagtcagtctcttacattcatatttaacgtccatgattatgaattgttaattgtcaacaactctgtaactggaggaCATAccttaatcttggagtgactcgaacttgggaccttatgattgaaggCACCGgttggcgttaaccactgagctaacactccattgGAGTGGAACCTTAAGCTCTGATAGTAGGGGCCTAGTTCTATTTAATGGACAACGAATGTTTGCCTAAGATCAACCTACAAAGGCATGGTCAAATGGGCTACTTTTAGTACATTATTATACCTTTTGACCACACATTATCTTTGTATACATCTATCTTTGCAGCTGGTCAGCTTGACCCATCCTTTGAACAGAGAAACGGAAAGGCAGATCCACGGCAAAATATGAGGTATTGTTCATGACCTCTCAACTTTATGACTTCCTGTCTCTCCTTGGTTTCCTTCATTTCTTTCCTTTCACAACATCGATAAAGAACCTACGTTATCTTCCCTACTCATCATATGTACTTTTCTAATGATGTATCATAGGCACCCGTTATTGGATTTCAATCCTGTTCTGTTCATATGGGATAATAGATTTAATTTTAGTTCATCGATTTAGACCGAGAAAGTGGAAGCCATGCATCAGTGGTGTATGTAGAACTTATAGAGCATTTTATTTGCACAAAGAATGCTAGATAAGTGCCAGATAGTGTGATGAGATCACCAGAACAGGGGCAGAAAGAAGTTAGTCCGTTCTTAGCACATGGCTAAGAAGATCATAGATGAGAGCTACAGCATCAGCTGTGATATGAAACCATGGTCTATTATGTTACGCAGTTAGATACAGGTTGTAGTTATTTTTAGGTGTTGTTGTCGGAGTGGGAAAGGAATCGGCAGAAGAGAAAGTAGACGAAAGGGCAGTTATATGTCCATAGAAATATAATAGAATTGTCTTTGTAATTTACatcaaaattatacaaaaaaaccACAACGTACCGGTACTTGCAATCTTAGGGCTTAAGCTAATGCACGCAGAGGTACCTCCTTTTGTTAGTGTCAGGTGGTGTTGGTCTGGCCGCTTGGTACGAGACTGGTTAGTGCGCTTTCCACAGGTTAGTATTTATAAATGTTCAGGTAAGAAGGGTATTAATTCTGATTGATTACGATAGAGATGTCGGTGCTGGGCAGAGTTACAGGAAATGGAAATTTAGGGTTGTTACAAAATGAAATGCAGACAGGTTCACATGTTACGGCAAGAAGGAATAATTCAAACAGCAACAGCCGAAGATCACAGAGGCTGCGTCATGGAAACAAGAAACCATGTGGAACTGTCCGTTATATAGGGATGACTTAAGTTCAGCCGACCGTAACCGCACCTTGGTAATTAGCATGGCGTAGCTTGACAATGAAGGAATCCAGACCAGCCACATACTTAGATCAATGGTAAACACGGTATACAGACACACAAGCAAATTGACTTTCCAttacaattattatatattctatGTAGTATCTAGGAAGCAAGAAATTGACAGAAACTTTACTATTGGTATTTTTACTGGCAAGctggaaccaaaatatatgtgCACGAATTTTGGCCGTTGGCAAAAAAGCTTACCTCGACTGTATTTTCTATGTCGACTGGCTCTGGGTATCACTCAGATGTGTTAAATAATTTCATGACATTTATGGAACCTTTCGTTTTCTTCAGTTTCCAGTCCCAAGCAGTGCCTACCTTCCATCAGCAACAGAGCAGCAAACGACATGACAACAGATTTTACAACAGAGGCGACCATCAATTTACAACCAATCACCTTGACATAGTGAAACTGCTTTCTGATGGTATGGATTGCTTTAAATACTTTTTCAAAGTAAACCCataattgattgattgttttGAAGTCAAAACTCTCTGTGTATTTtattaggggtggggggggaggggttactCTTACTGACCTTGTAAAATTGTGAGGGTAAGTCGGCAATTATGATTATGGATCGATTCGTCCAACTCAGCATCATagagaaacgttgtactcaaagcccaAGGGGCCAAGCCgcagtgaattaatcaggtcatcCATCCGGAGTCTGTGCATGCAAAGTTCTTCCATACCACCCTCatttaaatacaataaaatttCGACTGTCTCACCATTTCTCAACAATTCCAAGCCTTACGTGTTTTGATTCTGTACAACGTGGTATTTTATACAGATTAATCATGTCTAAACTAATTGTGAAAAACCTTGGCAAGAGAATCATACTGGAACAACAATGATTGCACCGCAAGGTTTTCTATCAATGCCATCAAATCCAGGGACTCGAGAGATTAttcaaccagaaaagataaatGCATTAGAAGTAGTAGTCCACTGCAGACTGGACTCAGAATAATGGACAGGTTAGATGTTGCTTGTCATATAGTAGCTTTTTGCTTTTGACTTTTTGTGGTTCAGAAGAGCAGTGTGAATTGGCACTATGGCAATATCCCAGTCAATGTGGCAGTCAGTTATCTCAAGgatttaaagttttgtttttctaattGGACTGACTTCCTCTTCCTCCCTGTAGACTGGAAGCAAACAGAAAGAGAGCTGCTTGATTACAAACGTGGTAAAGGTAAGTCTTAGTACCAGAGGCTTTTTTTGGTTTccatgataatcgtaacctatccattcatgatggcgtatgtgtgtatgtttgtgtgagtgcgtttgtgatgcccggcttgttaacacgatatctcaagaagggaagttcagaccaatttcatatatagtgtgtagaagtaccacatcgAGTACAAGAAGCCCATTGTTtgtagtggaggtcaaaggtcatttggggtcaccagggaaCAACACATACTTCAATAAAGGTCACCCCTGTTGTATCGACACCAAACCTGCATACTTTACGGATGACATAACCCCTTTAGTCCACCATTCAACTTGTTCACTggcatatgtatgtgtgtgtctaTGTGTGTGTCACATGTCTATGTGCATGCTGGAGGTTTAGATCATCTTTTAATCGCTCGGCTCAGGAGGTGAAGCTGATGAAGTGATTGCTTTGCTTTTTCTCTTAAAGTTCCTTGACACCTCATTCTGTTTATCTGCAGGCAATAAAGTGGTTGAAGAACACGTTTGCAAAGAGGACAATCTACGAAGTAAGTCAATATTTCTGTCCTTACATTTATTGGTtttctggagggggggggggtttagaGAAGGGGGACGGTGGGTGGGTAACACACCAGGTTattgagcatggtgaacacaaagagatagatgtaaggggattagtagacaaaggatggagagaagaaagaaaccaacaggggaagaggagaggtaggagataaactgttgagggacaaagagaggattaagggaagagttTAGAGAATAAAACTAGAGAAGGGCAAAGACAGAAGGGTGTGGAGCAAAAAGGGTGAAGAGAGCTACAAGAAGAGGAGTGACAGACGGGGTGGGGTTGAACAAGGGGATAAGgaggggggacagaagaaaagttagtttcgttttcgtttattttatttgtttttgtcacaacatatatacaacaaatgtaGCGAATACCGATAGTGATtgaatgtgaaaggaagtgcatcaagaaacccttgtgggcttaTGTCCTTCCTGAGTGTTGAGTCCATTAGGTTGAATGGAGCGAAGGtgttgcatccacagtctctctctgctgatttgTACTAAGTCAGGGCGGATCCCATTTAGGAacatgtcattaatggtatgattgggaaggttaaagtgttctccaaccggGTTCTCAATCTTCATGGTGTTGTCTGTGGATCTGTGAACATAAAAcagcttcttgagggtggttttggtttcaccaacatacttaGAGACTTGCTTGACACTCCCTGGGTTTGAAAGTAACAATGTACAGGGCAGGAAGTCTGCGGTTAAAGGGAGCATTTATTTAAATCGATTTGAAATCTGTTCTGTCCAATATGTAACCACGTATTTCTTTCTAATAGTGCAACTGTTATCTGTTGCTCTGTCCGAATGTCTGATACAACTTTTTTACATACAgtaaaaggaggggggggggggggcgtgtgaATCAAAAGTTAACAAAATTCTGATGACCTTTATAAAGCCAAGTATGATATTTAATTGTTAACATCAGTTTGTACAGGAATAGTAAcagtattaatattttatattaatatttaatattaatatgtagCTCAATTGGGTCCATTGCTCACTCCCTACTGTCTGTATGCTTTTCTGTGATTCAGTCAAAAGCCTTTTCTGTGCTCTGAGCTAAGGCCGGATTAACGAATGGGCAACATGGGCAGTTGCCTGTGGGCCTCCACAACAAGGGGCCTccacataaaaaatataaggGAAATGTAGGCTGACACGTATCatcaaaatcaaactgtgtGCGTTTTACGTCATCTACATATACGAAAG from Apostichopus japonicus isolate 1M-3 chromosome 19, ASM3797524v1, whole genome shotgun sequence carries:
- the LOC139960525 gene encoding uncharacterized protein, encoding MYNVSRGPSKFTVQSRRAGQLDPSFEQRNGKADPRQNMSFQSQAVPTFHQQQSSKRHDNRFYNRGDHQFTTNHLDIVKLLSDDWKQTERELLDYKRGKGNKVVEEHVCKEDNLRNFKPIDLAQLSLSQIQFDDHIS